The following are encoded together in the Thunnus maccoyii chromosome 18, fThuMac1.1, whole genome shotgun sequence genome:
- the LOC121884825 gene encoding uncharacterized protein LOC121884825 isoform X1, with translation MHLKQKGYYLGVFLIYTIITITLPSVGWCEPTTYSSQPNSHPAPHNDRNSDLTTHPFNREDRKRQHLDSGRQGEESRTSRVFDNFKNRDRIQSDQRLRHRMASSSSDKSLKNLNKPKQTEVERMYSSLNPPSENCGAGKIKHVINGKFYINGQLETNVPHVGYQSDSAFPVQAHKGRAWIRGQRLSGSEESWQKLQPVVECGDDTMTLTVRRRRAVQLWLDRVNESSVPLSQLPPQCGYSVQSTWRDLSLMAQYDACHVTQEHDSYVLPLLWRGTPVKMSCPVTHIQPQDAGPSSLCCSPYGMSVKVQGLSATEELKVKVRGEWTPLVMLAQQCGYTLNRQDGEILITAPFITCGITVKDGKHTLSLQVGEKMFTLACPVSPPEELPLTHQPLVDSRHHLTSGPMEPMPETLGPFPWAPPFYLAPPYYPHPTYHHRYPGPGVHDANNPPTSTSSAPDPTFSPQPTPPVDSQPDYQDYYSRGIPVMESYKHFDVRSSLLSTKEMDDSSRAYSDLYNLSEKRSAIDAGFQMQVEAPSLQPPSHAFNPYYHYYHHPKIPLPGPPEDPDPGPEVPSELSLTNSNNPESPVLPPNFQQSEALGRVNSDQSLQPVPEAASPPYIPPTPKFYHTSPAPHAPHPPQPYPYHYLYYFPHIARGEAKKLSPLSPNTAAKPNLSDHHNTKWKTSLYPLPHSSVLPVHDKYDLKAYTEQPSSDEVINLQKHMLHPLLSEDDDDDDVKEELDDKKRQSVSVTPAVQPPLPDPVAVPLHEHPSPPTPSSNHNPPPYLYYYHPYHGYYQLYYRPESLLSADNRVSPTSSKEALDPLLPASSSPPQHPSYCKHPPSQQTTTQPTESMYDDPNGLVYPDYYYYHLYYQPKVSVDNQDPGESMNFEKETTKSESQLPSDSGYSSIDWQAHAAEMGYPSIPQPLYIPFHIPYFHYITQQHSNDPYEHPDGEEAEHRQDDERRDLLFVPDRNVLCCIQ, from the exons ATGCATTTGAAACAAAAAGGATACTACTTAGGTGTATTTCTCATTTACACCATCATAACAATAACTTTACCTTCAGTGGGTTGGTGTGAGCCTACTACTTATTCCTCCCAACCAAACTCTCATCCGGCTCCTCATAATGACAGGAACAGCGATTTAACGACTCATCCCTTCAACCGAGAGGACAGAAAGCGGCAACACCTGGACTCAGGAAGGCAGGGAGAAGAGTCCAGAACATCACGAGTGTTTGACAACTTCAAAAACAGGGACAGGATACAGTCTGACCAGAGACTCAGACACAGAATGGCGTCTTCTTCAAGTGACAAAAGCTTAAAAAACCTTAACAAACCGAAGCAAACCGAGGTGGAGCGGATGTATTCTTCACTGAACCCCCCAAGTGAAAACTGTGGCGCAGGAAAAATTAAGCACGTAATCAACGGCAAGTTTTACATAAATGGTCAACTTGAAACTAACGTCCCTCATGTGGGCTACCAATCAGATTCTGCCTTTCCAG TCCAGGCTCATAAAGGCCGGGCGTGGATCAGAGGTCAGCGGCTTAGTGGCTCAGAGGAGAGCTGGCAGAAGCTGCAGCCTGTGGTGGAGTGTGGAGACGACACCATGACCCTCACTGTCAGGAGGAGACGAGCTGTACAGCTATGGCTGGACCGAG TGAATGAGTCATCCGTGCCCCTGTCCCAGCTGCCACCTCAGTGTGGCTACTCTGTCCAGTCTACATGGAGAGACCTCAGTCTGATGGCTCAATACGATGCCTGCCATGTCACACAAGAG CATGACAGCTATGTGTTGCCTCTGCTGTGGAGGGGAACTCCAGTCAAGATGTCGTGCCCAGTCACTCACATCCAGCCTCAGGATGCAGGCCCATCCTCACTCTGCTGCTCCCCGTATGGTATGTCTGTCAAAGTGCAGGGTCTGTCTGCTACAGAGGAGCTAAAGGTAAAAG TCAGAGGAGAATGGACCCCCCTGGTAATGCTGGCTCAGCAGTGTGGCTACACTTTGAATAGACAAGATGGAGAGATTTTAATCACTGCTCCATTCATTACATGTGGCATCACAGTAAAG gatggaaaacacacactttctcttcaAGTAGGAGAAAAGATGTTCACACTGGCCTGTCCTGTCTCTCCCCCTGAAGAACTCCCATTAACCCATCAGCCTCTGGTCGACAGCCGTCATCATCTAACCAGTGGGCCAATGGAGCCTATGCCAGAAACCCTGGGGCCTTTTCCGTGGGCTCCACCTTTCTACCTGGCCCCGCCTTACTATCCCCATCCTACATATCATCACAGGTATCCTGGTCCTGGTGTACACGATGCAAATAACCCTCCTACTTCCACATCCTCAGCTCCTGACCCAACGTTTAGTCCACAGCCTACCCCTCCTGTTGATTCCCAGCCCGACTATCAAGACTACTACTCCCGAGGGATTCCTGTGATGGAGTCATATAAACACTTTGATGTCCGCAGTTCTCTGTTATCTACAAAGGAAATGGATGATTCAAGTAGGGCGTATTCAGATCTTTACAATCTCTCTGAGAAGCGCAGCGCCATAGATGCAGGCTTTCAGATGCAAGTTGAAGCCCCTTCTCTCCAGCCCCCAAGCCATGCCTTCAATCCATACTACCACTACTACCATCACCCCAAAATCCCTCTTCCTGGCCCACCTGAAGACCCCGATCCAGGCCCCGAGGTTCCTTCAGAACTGTCTTTAACTAATTCTAATAACCCTGAATCACCAGTGTTGCCCCCCAACTTCCAGCAGTCTGAGGCTCTCGGCAGAGTTAACTCAGACCAGTCCCTTCAGCCTGTTCCTGAGGCTGCCTCTCCTCCTTACATCCCTCCAACTCCTAAATTCTATCATACAAGCCCTGCCCCTCATGCACCTCATCCCCCACAGCCATATCCATACCACTACCTCTATTACTTTCCACATATTGCTAGGGGCGAGGCCAAAAAATTGTCTCCTCTCAGTCCTAACACTGCTGCAAAACCAAATTTGTCTGATCATCATAACACCAAGTGGAAGACTTCTCTTTATCCACTTCCTCACTCATCAGTACTTCCAGTTCATGACAAATATGACTTGAAGGCCTACACAGAGCAGCCAAGCTCAGACGAAGTGATTAACCTTCAAAAACATATGTTGCATCCACTTCTAtctgaagatgatgatgatgatgatgtaaaagaGGAGCTGGATGACAAAAAGAGACAGTCTGTATCTGTGACTCCTGCAGTTCAACCTCCCCTGCCAGACCCTGTGGCAGTTCCTCTTCATGAACATCCCTCTCCCCCGACTCCATCGTCCAATCATAATCCTCCTCCATACCTATACTACTACCACCCTTATCATGGCTACTATCAGCTGTATTATAGACCTGAGAGTTTACTCAGCGCTGACAACCGTGTGTCTCCAACCTCATCTAAAGAAGCTTTAGACCCTCTGCTTCCAGCATCTTCCTCTCCACCACAGCATCCATCATATTGCAAACATCCTCCATCACAACAGACCACTACTCAGCCCACAGAATCAATGTATGACGATCCAAATGGCCTTGTATATCCTGactactattattaccaccTGTACTACCAGCCTAAAGTGTCTGTAGACAACCAGGATCCTGGAGAAAGCATGAACTTTGaaaaagaaaccacaaaatCAGAATCTCAGCTTCCTTCAGACTCTGGCTACAGCAGCATAGATTGGCAGGCTCATGCTGCTGAGATGGGATATCCCAGCATCCCTCAGCCACTGTACATTCCCTTTCATATCCCCTATTTCCATTATATCACTCAGCAACATTCAAATGATCCCTATGAGCATCCTGACGGGGAAGAAGCAGAACACAGGCAAGATGATGAAAGGAGAG ATCTACTTTTTGTGCCTGACAGAAATGTGCTCTGCTGCATACAGTGA
- the LOC121884825 gene encoding uncharacterized protein LOC121884825 isoform X3, translated as MHLKQKGYYLGVFLIYTIITITLPSVGWCEPTTYSSQPNSHPAPHNDRNSDLTTHPFNREDRKRQHLDSGRQGEESRTSRVFDNFKNRDRIQSDQRLRHRMASSSSDKSLKNLNKPKQTEVERMYSSLNPPSENCGAGKIKHVINVQAHKGRAWIRGQRLSGSEESWQKLQPVVECGDDTMTLTVRRRRAVQLWLDRVNESSVPLSQLPPQCGYSVQSTWRDLSLMAQYDACHVTQEHDSYVLPLLWRGTPVKMSCPVTHIQPQDAGPSSLCCSPYGMSVKVQGLSATEELKVKVRGEWTPLVMLAQQCGYTLNRQDGEILITAPFITCGITVKDGKHTLSLQVGEKMFTLACPVSPPEELPLTHQPLVDSRHHLTSGPMEPMPETLGPFPWAPPFYLAPPYYPHPTYHHRYPGPGVHDANNPPTSTSSAPDPTFSPQPTPPVDSQPDYQDYYSRGIPVMESYKHFDVRSSLLSTKEMDDSSRAYSDLYNLSEKRSAIDAGFQMQVEAPSLQPPSHAFNPYYHYYHHPKIPLPGPPEDPDPGPEVPSELSLTNSNNPESPVLPPNFQQSEALGRVNSDQSLQPVPEAASPPYIPPTPKFYHTSPAPHAPHPPQPYPYHYLYYFPHIARGEAKKLSPLSPNTAAKPNLSDHHNTKWKTSLYPLPHSSVLPVHDKYDLKAYTEQPSSDEVINLQKHMLHPLLSEDDDDDDVKEELDDKKRQSVSVTPAVQPPLPDPVAVPLHEHPSPPTPSSNHNPPPYLYYYHPYHGYYQLYYRPESLLSADNRVSPTSSKEALDPLLPASSSPPQHPSYCKHPPSQQTTTQPTESMYDDPNGLVYPDYYYYHLYYQPKVSVDNQDPGESMNFEKETTKSESQLPSDSGYSSIDWQAHAAEMGYPSIPQPLYIPFHIPYFHYITQQHSNDPYEHPDGEEAEHRQDDERRDLLFVPDRNVLCCIQ; from the exons ATGCATTTGAAACAAAAAGGATACTACTTAGGTGTATTTCTCATTTACACCATCATAACAATAACTTTACCTTCAGTGGGTTGGTGTGAGCCTACTACTTATTCCTCCCAACCAAACTCTCATCCGGCTCCTCATAATGACAGGAACAGCGATTTAACGACTCATCCCTTCAACCGAGAGGACAGAAAGCGGCAACACCTGGACTCAGGAAGGCAGGGAGAAGAGTCCAGAACATCACGAGTGTTTGACAACTTCAAAAACAGGGACAGGATACAGTCTGACCAGAGACTCAGACACAGAATGGCGTCTTCTTCAAGTGACAAAAGCTTAAAAAACCTTAACAAACCGAAGCAAACCGAGGTGGAGCGGATGTATTCTTCACTGAACCCCCCAAGTGAAAACTGTGGCGCAGGAAAAATTAAGCACGTAATCAACG TCCAGGCTCATAAAGGCCGGGCGTGGATCAGAGGTCAGCGGCTTAGTGGCTCAGAGGAGAGCTGGCAGAAGCTGCAGCCTGTGGTGGAGTGTGGAGACGACACCATGACCCTCACTGTCAGGAGGAGACGAGCTGTACAGCTATGGCTGGACCGAG TGAATGAGTCATCCGTGCCCCTGTCCCAGCTGCCACCTCAGTGTGGCTACTCTGTCCAGTCTACATGGAGAGACCTCAGTCTGATGGCTCAATACGATGCCTGCCATGTCACACAAGAG CATGACAGCTATGTGTTGCCTCTGCTGTGGAGGGGAACTCCAGTCAAGATGTCGTGCCCAGTCACTCACATCCAGCCTCAGGATGCAGGCCCATCCTCACTCTGCTGCTCCCCGTATGGTATGTCTGTCAAAGTGCAGGGTCTGTCTGCTACAGAGGAGCTAAAGGTAAAAG TCAGAGGAGAATGGACCCCCCTGGTAATGCTGGCTCAGCAGTGTGGCTACACTTTGAATAGACAAGATGGAGAGATTTTAATCACTGCTCCATTCATTACATGTGGCATCACAGTAAAG gatggaaaacacacactttctcttcaAGTAGGAGAAAAGATGTTCACACTGGCCTGTCCTGTCTCTCCCCCTGAAGAACTCCCATTAACCCATCAGCCTCTGGTCGACAGCCGTCATCATCTAACCAGTGGGCCAATGGAGCCTATGCCAGAAACCCTGGGGCCTTTTCCGTGGGCTCCACCTTTCTACCTGGCCCCGCCTTACTATCCCCATCCTACATATCATCACAGGTATCCTGGTCCTGGTGTACACGATGCAAATAACCCTCCTACTTCCACATCCTCAGCTCCTGACCCAACGTTTAGTCCACAGCCTACCCCTCCTGTTGATTCCCAGCCCGACTATCAAGACTACTACTCCCGAGGGATTCCTGTGATGGAGTCATATAAACACTTTGATGTCCGCAGTTCTCTGTTATCTACAAAGGAAATGGATGATTCAAGTAGGGCGTATTCAGATCTTTACAATCTCTCTGAGAAGCGCAGCGCCATAGATGCAGGCTTTCAGATGCAAGTTGAAGCCCCTTCTCTCCAGCCCCCAAGCCATGCCTTCAATCCATACTACCACTACTACCATCACCCCAAAATCCCTCTTCCTGGCCCACCTGAAGACCCCGATCCAGGCCCCGAGGTTCCTTCAGAACTGTCTTTAACTAATTCTAATAACCCTGAATCACCAGTGTTGCCCCCCAACTTCCAGCAGTCTGAGGCTCTCGGCAGAGTTAACTCAGACCAGTCCCTTCAGCCTGTTCCTGAGGCTGCCTCTCCTCCTTACATCCCTCCAACTCCTAAATTCTATCATACAAGCCCTGCCCCTCATGCACCTCATCCCCCACAGCCATATCCATACCACTACCTCTATTACTTTCCACATATTGCTAGGGGCGAGGCCAAAAAATTGTCTCCTCTCAGTCCTAACACTGCTGCAAAACCAAATTTGTCTGATCATCATAACACCAAGTGGAAGACTTCTCTTTATCCACTTCCTCACTCATCAGTACTTCCAGTTCATGACAAATATGACTTGAAGGCCTACACAGAGCAGCCAAGCTCAGACGAAGTGATTAACCTTCAAAAACATATGTTGCATCCACTTCTAtctgaagatgatgatgatgatgatgtaaaagaGGAGCTGGATGACAAAAAGAGACAGTCTGTATCTGTGACTCCTGCAGTTCAACCTCCCCTGCCAGACCCTGTGGCAGTTCCTCTTCATGAACATCCCTCTCCCCCGACTCCATCGTCCAATCATAATCCTCCTCCATACCTATACTACTACCACCCTTATCATGGCTACTATCAGCTGTATTATAGACCTGAGAGTTTACTCAGCGCTGACAACCGTGTGTCTCCAACCTCATCTAAAGAAGCTTTAGACCCTCTGCTTCCAGCATCTTCCTCTCCACCACAGCATCCATCATATTGCAAACATCCTCCATCACAACAGACCACTACTCAGCCCACAGAATCAATGTATGACGATCCAAATGGCCTTGTATATCCTGactactattattaccaccTGTACTACCAGCCTAAAGTGTCTGTAGACAACCAGGATCCTGGAGAAAGCATGAACTTTGaaaaagaaaccacaaaatCAGAATCTCAGCTTCCTTCAGACTCTGGCTACAGCAGCATAGATTGGCAGGCTCATGCTGCTGAGATGGGATATCCCAGCATCCCTCAGCCACTGTACATTCCCTTTCATATCCCCTATTTCCATTATATCACTCAGCAACATTCAAATGATCCCTATGAGCATCCTGACGGGGAAGAAGCAGAACACAGGCAAGATGATGAAAGGAGAG ATCTACTTTTTGTGCCTGACAGAAATGTGCTCTGCTGCATACAGTGA
- the LOC121884825 gene encoding uncharacterized protein LOC121884825 isoform X2, with the protein MHLKQKGYYLGVFLIYTIITITLPSVGWCEPTTYSSQPNSHPAPHNDRNSDLTTHPFNREDRKRQHLDSGRQGEESRTSRVFDNFKNRDRIQSDQRLRHRMASSSSDKSLKNLNKPKQTEVERMYSSLNPPSENCGAGKIKHVINGKFYINGQLETNVPHVGYQSDSAFPVQAHKGRAWIRGQRLSGSEESWQKLQPVVECGDDTMTLTVRRRRAVQLWLDRVNESSVPLSQLPPQCGYSVQSTWRDLSLMAQYDACHVTQEHDSYVLPLLWRGTPVKMSCPVTHIQPQDAGPSSLCCSPYVRGEWTPLVMLAQQCGYTLNRQDGEILITAPFITCGITVKDGKHTLSLQVGEKMFTLACPVSPPEELPLTHQPLVDSRHHLTSGPMEPMPETLGPFPWAPPFYLAPPYYPHPTYHHRYPGPGVHDANNPPTSTSSAPDPTFSPQPTPPVDSQPDYQDYYSRGIPVMESYKHFDVRSSLLSTKEMDDSSRAYSDLYNLSEKRSAIDAGFQMQVEAPSLQPPSHAFNPYYHYYHHPKIPLPGPPEDPDPGPEVPSELSLTNSNNPESPVLPPNFQQSEALGRVNSDQSLQPVPEAASPPYIPPTPKFYHTSPAPHAPHPPQPYPYHYLYYFPHIARGEAKKLSPLSPNTAAKPNLSDHHNTKWKTSLYPLPHSSVLPVHDKYDLKAYTEQPSSDEVINLQKHMLHPLLSEDDDDDDVKEELDDKKRQSVSVTPAVQPPLPDPVAVPLHEHPSPPTPSSNHNPPPYLYYYHPYHGYYQLYYRPESLLSADNRVSPTSSKEALDPLLPASSSPPQHPSYCKHPPSQQTTTQPTESMYDDPNGLVYPDYYYYHLYYQPKVSVDNQDPGESMNFEKETTKSESQLPSDSGYSSIDWQAHAAEMGYPSIPQPLYIPFHIPYFHYITQQHSNDPYEHPDGEEAEHRQDDERRDLLFVPDRNVLCCIQ; encoded by the exons ATGCATTTGAAACAAAAAGGATACTACTTAGGTGTATTTCTCATTTACACCATCATAACAATAACTTTACCTTCAGTGGGTTGGTGTGAGCCTACTACTTATTCCTCCCAACCAAACTCTCATCCGGCTCCTCATAATGACAGGAACAGCGATTTAACGACTCATCCCTTCAACCGAGAGGACAGAAAGCGGCAACACCTGGACTCAGGAAGGCAGGGAGAAGAGTCCAGAACATCACGAGTGTTTGACAACTTCAAAAACAGGGACAGGATACAGTCTGACCAGAGACTCAGACACAGAATGGCGTCTTCTTCAAGTGACAAAAGCTTAAAAAACCTTAACAAACCGAAGCAAACCGAGGTGGAGCGGATGTATTCTTCACTGAACCCCCCAAGTGAAAACTGTGGCGCAGGAAAAATTAAGCACGTAATCAACGGCAAGTTTTACATAAATGGTCAACTTGAAACTAACGTCCCTCATGTGGGCTACCAATCAGATTCTGCCTTTCCAG TCCAGGCTCATAAAGGCCGGGCGTGGATCAGAGGTCAGCGGCTTAGTGGCTCAGAGGAGAGCTGGCAGAAGCTGCAGCCTGTGGTGGAGTGTGGAGACGACACCATGACCCTCACTGTCAGGAGGAGACGAGCTGTACAGCTATGGCTGGACCGAG TGAATGAGTCATCCGTGCCCCTGTCCCAGCTGCCACCTCAGTGTGGCTACTCTGTCCAGTCTACATGGAGAGACCTCAGTCTGATGGCTCAATACGATGCCTGCCATGTCACACAAGAG CATGACAGCTATGTGTTGCCTCTGCTGTGGAGGGGAACTCCAGTCAAGATGTCGTGCCCAGTCACTCACATCCAGCCTCAGGATGCAGGCCCATCCTCACTCTGCTGCTCCCCGTATG TCAGAGGAGAATGGACCCCCCTGGTAATGCTGGCTCAGCAGTGTGGCTACACTTTGAATAGACAAGATGGAGAGATTTTAATCACTGCTCCATTCATTACATGTGGCATCACAGTAAAG gatggaaaacacacactttctcttcaAGTAGGAGAAAAGATGTTCACACTGGCCTGTCCTGTCTCTCCCCCTGAAGAACTCCCATTAACCCATCAGCCTCTGGTCGACAGCCGTCATCATCTAACCAGTGGGCCAATGGAGCCTATGCCAGAAACCCTGGGGCCTTTTCCGTGGGCTCCACCTTTCTACCTGGCCCCGCCTTACTATCCCCATCCTACATATCATCACAGGTATCCTGGTCCTGGTGTACACGATGCAAATAACCCTCCTACTTCCACATCCTCAGCTCCTGACCCAACGTTTAGTCCACAGCCTACCCCTCCTGTTGATTCCCAGCCCGACTATCAAGACTACTACTCCCGAGGGATTCCTGTGATGGAGTCATATAAACACTTTGATGTCCGCAGTTCTCTGTTATCTACAAAGGAAATGGATGATTCAAGTAGGGCGTATTCAGATCTTTACAATCTCTCTGAGAAGCGCAGCGCCATAGATGCAGGCTTTCAGATGCAAGTTGAAGCCCCTTCTCTCCAGCCCCCAAGCCATGCCTTCAATCCATACTACCACTACTACCATCACCCCAAAATCCCTCTTCCTGGCCCACCTGAAGACCCCGATCCAGGCCCCGAGGTTCCTTCAGAACTGTCTTTAACTAATTCTAATAACCCTGAATCACCAGTGTTGCCCCCCAACTTCCAGCAGTCTGAGGCTCTCGGCAGAGTTAACTCAGACCAGTCCCTTCAGCCTGTTCCTGAGGCTGCCTCTCCTCCTTACATCCCTCCAACTCCTAAATTCTATCATACAAGCCCTGCCCCTCATGCACCTCATCCCCCACAGCCATATCCATACCACTACCTCTATTACTTTCCACATATTGCTAGGGGCGAGGCCAAAAAATTGTCTCCTCTCAGTCCTAACACTGCTGCAAAACCAAATTTGTCTGATCATCATAACACCAAGTGGAAGACTTCTCTTTATCCACTTCCTCACTCATCAGTACTTCCAGTTCATGACAAATATGACTTGAAGGCCTACACAGAGCAGCCAAGCTCAGACGAAGTGATTAACCTTCAAAAACATATGTTGCATCCACTTCTAtctgaagatgatgatgatgatgatgtaaaagaGGAGCTGGATGACAAAAAGAGACAGTCTGTATCTGTGACTCCTGCAGTTCAACCTCCCCTGCCAGACCCTGTGGCAGTTCCTCTTCATGAACATCCCTCTCCCCCGACTCCATCGTCCAATCATAATCCTCCTCCATACCTATACTACTACCACCCTTATCATGGCTACTATCAGCTGTATTATAGACCTGAGAGTTTACTCAGCGCTGACAACCGTGTGTCTCCAACCTCATCTAAAGAAGCTTTAGACCCTCTGCTTCCAGCATCTTCCTCTCCACCACAGCATCCATCATATTGCAAACATCCTCCATCACAACAGACCACTACTCAGCCCACAGAATCAATGTATGACGATCCAAATGGCCTTGTATATCCTGactactattattaccaccTGTACTACCAGCCTAAAGTGTCTGTAGACAACCAGGATCCTGGAGAAAGCATGAACTTTGaaaaagaaaccacaaaatCAGAATCTCAGCTTCCTTCAGACTCTGGCTACAGCAGCATAGATTGGCAGGCTCATGCTGCTGAGATGGGATATCCCAGCATCCCTCAGCCACTGTACATTCCCTTTCATATCCCCTATTTCCATTATATCACTCAGCAACATTCAAATGATCCCTATGAGCATCCTGACGGGGAAGAAGCAGAACACAGGCAAGATGATGAAAGGAGAG ATCTACTTTTTGTGCCTGACAGAAATGTGCTCTGCTGCATACAGTGA
- the LOC121883595 gene encoding epithelial membrane protein 2-like, with amino-acid sequence MLILLAGIFVLHIISIILLLVATIDNAWWMTNDMATDIWGRWTYMNGAWNYTDLPTGSHYPQDYLQAVQASSVLACIFSILGIFVFVAQLFTLEKGQRFTITGIFQFLACLCIMIAASIYTDRFHINEQFGWYGHSFVLAWISFAFTFISSIIYFVLRKKTA; translated from the exons ATGCTGATTCTCCTCGCTGGCATCTTTGTCCTTCACATCATAAGCATCATCCTCCTTCTGGTGGCAACCATTGACAAT GCTTGGTGGATGACTAATGACATGGCCACCGATATTTGGGGCCGGTGGACATACATGAACGGGGCGTGGAACTACACTGATCTCCCCACAGGCTCACACTACCCACAAG ATTACCTCCAGGCAGTGCAGGCCAGCTCAGTGCTAGCTTGTATATTCTCCATCCTGGgcatctttgtgtttgtggctCAGCTCTTCACCCTGGAGAAAGGACAGAGGTTCACCATCACTGGCATCTTTCAGTTCCTTGCCT GTCTTTGCATCATGATCGCAGCCTCCATCTACACAGACCGCTTCCACATCAATGAGCAGTTTGGCTGGTATGGTCACAGCTTCGTCCTGGCGTGGATCTCTTTTGCCTTCACGTTCATTTCCTCCATCATTTACTTTGTGCTACGCAAGAAGACTGCATGA